ATACTTAACACTAACATGCCAATCACTAGTTCAATTAGGGTAAAGCCACGATGAAATGTTAAGGGTTTTACTATTCGTTGAGGATTAAAGCGCATAAATATAACCCTCGCTAGTAACAGCAATTTTCAGCGTATCAACCGCATTTATCGTAAAACAATCGCCGCTGCAGTTAGGTGTAAGCACACGGCCAAGTGAGTCAAAGGTAACGGTAAAACTTGAACTGGCATTAGCCGTTAAACTAATTTGCGCGCCGCCTTGAATTGCCTGACTCGCTTCACTGCGAATAAGACCTGTACACTGATTGCCGCTGCGCCCTGAATATTGATGTTGTTGGTAACTGGTCGCAG
This DNA window, taken from Shewanella maritima, encodes the following:
- a CDS encoding MSHA biogenesis protein MshC, whose amino-acid sequence is MVELVTTIILIGIIAVAVLPRLFSDTTYSAFTLRNEFISELRQAQIRALNNSDRCFAIEVSATSYQQHQYSGRSGNQCTGLIRSEASQAIQGGAQISLTANASSSFTVTFDSLGRVLTPNCSGDCFTINAVDTLKIAVTSEGYIYAL